A single window of Rana temporaria chromosome 1, aRanTem1.1, whole genome shotgun sequence DNA harbors:
- the LOC120924731 gene encoding E3 ubiquitin/ISG15 ligase TRIM25-like: MASADLRKELECSVCLNIYTDPVTLKCGHNFCRDCIGRVWDTQEGSGGYSCPECREEFQDRPALHRNITLRNIVENFLSTHPDQEESGVFCTYCIHTPVPAVISCLHCEASLCDNHLRVHSKSPEHVLCDPTTTSLENRKCSVHKKILEYYCTEDSSCICVSCCLIGDHINHKKQSLDEASEMKKKKLRNVLQKLMTEREEMEKRVQSLEEHRRKVQGKADDETERVTVLFRDLRRRLEDLEKRVRRDISGQAERISVLINDLLQDLEIKKEELSRKMGDIEELCNMTDPLTVLQESDTGDLCDTEDDEEDRERRDNLLHDGGDLDVAGISHTLHTGLSDIMSGVNVEKCTGTHVYPHSTTGGKGHTNAEPSRPHPQPYTTIQPSGPHPQPSSTIQPFRPDPQPSPTIQHSHLQAGGPNIGGVQQTSGVSGVTDILLDVRTAGNLLHISDDRKTASLSLSYQNHPETPERFRCSQVMSSQRFSSGRHYWEVDVGGSWNWRVGMCYPSIDRTGGQSGIGDNKKSWGLERGAWWGNLCSVIHDSNTIRFPGCVSSKRVRIDLDYEAGRISFYDLCDPIRHLHTFTTTFTEPLHAGVYIGGWEGCIKICGGNQK, translated from the coding sequence ATGGCGTCTGCTGATCTGAGGAAGGAGCTGGAATGTTCCgtctgtctgaacatttatacAGATCCTGTGACCCTGAAATGtggacacaacttctgccgggactgtattggtcgtgtgtgggatacacaggaggggtctggaggttattcctgtcctgaatgtaGAGAAGAGTTCCAGGATCGGCCTGCACTGCACAGGAACATAACACTACGTAACATAGTGGAGAATTTCCTGTCCACCCATCCAGATCAGGAGGAGTCCGGGGTCTTCTGTACTTACTGTATTCACACTCCTGTACCTGCTGTCATATCCTGTCTGCATTGTGAAGCTTCTCTGTGTGACAATCACCTGAGAGTCCACAGCAAGTCACCAGAACACGTCTTATGTGACCCCACCACCACTTCCCTGGAGAACAggaaatgctccgtccataagaagatcctggagtattactgcactgaggactcCTCCTGTATCTGTGTGTCTTGTTGTCTGATTGGAGATCACATCAACCATAAGAAGCAATCATTGGACGAGGCGTctgagatgaagaagaagaaactgaggaatgttctgcagaaactgatgacagagagagaggagatggaGAAAAGAGTCCAGAGTCTGGAGGAGCACAGGAGGAAAGTACAAGGAAAAGCAGATGATGAAACAGAGAGAGTCACTGTCCTGTTCAGAGACCTCAGGAGACGTCTGGAAGACCTGGAGAAGAGAGTCCGGAGGGACATCTCCGGGCAGGCAGAGCGGATCTCCGTGTTAATCAATGATCTGCTCCAGgatctggaaataaagaaggaggagctgtccaggaagatgggggacattgaggagctgtgtaacatgacggatccactgactgtcctccaggaatcagacacaggtgacttgtgtgatactgaggatgatgaggaggacagagagagacgtgATAatctcctccatgatggaggggatctggatgtGGCGGGGAtctcacacacattacacacaggttTATCTGATATCATGTCTGGGGTAAATGTAGAGAAATGTACAGGCACACATGTCTATCCACACTCTACTACAGGGGGCAAAGGTCACACCAATGCTGAACCATCCAGACCACACCCCCAACCCTACACCACCATACAACCATCCGGGCCACACCcccaaccctcctccaccatACAACCATTCAGACCAGACCCCCAACCCTCCCCCACCATACAACACTCACACCTCCAGGCTGGAGGACCAAATATTGGGGGTGTACAGCAAACATCGGGGGTGTCGGGGGTTacagacatattactggatgtgaGGACAGCTGGTAATCTTCTTCATATATcagatgacaggaaaactgcatccTTATCATTATCATATCAGAATCACCCAGAAACACCAGAGAGATTTCGTTGTTctcaggtgatgagcagtcagaggttctcctcagggagacattactgggaagtggatgtcgGGGGGTCATGGAACTGGAGAGTCGggatgtgttaccccagtatagaCAGGACAGGAGGTCAGTCAGGGATTGGAGATAATAAGAAGTCCTGGGGATTGGAGAGGGGGGCGTGGTGGGGTAATCTGTGCTCAGTGATACATGACAGTAATACGATCCGATTCCCCGGCTGTGTCTCCAGTAAGAGAGTCAGGATAgatctggattatgaggccgggcggatctccttttatgatctgtgtgacccgatccgacatctccacaccttcaccaccaccttcactgagccccttCATGCTGGGGTATATATAGGGGGATGGGAAGGTTGTATAAAGATATGTGGGGGGAATCAGAAGTGA